The following are encoded together in the Glycine soja cultivar W05 chromosome 5, ASM419377v2, whole genome shotgun sequence genome:
- the LOC114413456 gene encoding UDP-glucose 4-epimerase GEPI48, with product MPSQSVLVTGGAGYIGSHTVLQLLLSGYHVFAVDNFDNSSETAINRVKELAGEFANNLSFSKLDLRDRAALEKIFSTNKFDAVIHFAGLKAVGESVDKPLLYFDNNLIGTIVLFEVMAAHGCKKLVFSSSATVYGWPKEVPCTEEFPLSATNPYGRTKLIIEEICRDIYRADSDWKVILLRYFNPVGAHPSGYIGEDPRGIPNNLMPFVQQVAVGRRPALTVFGNDYKTTDGTGVRDYIHVLDLADGHIAALRKLNDPKIGCEVYNLGTGKGTSVLEMVNAFEQASGKKIPLAMAGRRPGDAEIVYASTEKAERELNWKTKYSIDDMCRDQWNWASKNPYGYGASADSSN from the exons ATGCCTTCCCAATCGGTTCTGGTTACCGGAGGAGCCGGTTATATCGGTAGCCACACCGTCCTTCAGCTTCTCCTCAGCGGTTACCATGTCTTCGCCGTCGACAATTTCGACAATTCTTCCGAAACCGCCATCAACAGAGTCAAGGAACTCGCCGGAGAATTCGCAAATAACCTTTCCTTTTCCAAG CTAGACTTGCGGGACAGAGCTGCCCtcgagaaaatattttcaaccaATAA GTTTGATGCTGTGATACATTTTGCTGGGCTTAAGGCAGTGGGTGAAAGCGTGGATAAACCACTGCTCTACTTTGACAACAACTTGATAGGGACAATCGTTCTATTTGAAGTCATGGCTGCCCACGGAtgcaagaag CTTGTGTTCTCATCTTCAGCAACTGTATATGGCTGGCCAAAGGAGGTCCCATGTACCGAAGAGTTCCCTTTGTCAGCAACAAACCCATATGGACGAACCAAg ctTATCATCGAAGAAATTTGTCGTGATATCTACCGTGCAGATTCTGATTGGAAAGTTATACTGTTGAGATACTTCAACCCAGTTGGTGCACATCCCAGTGGTTATATTGGTGAAGATCCTCGTGGAATTCCAAACAATCTCATGCCCTTTGTTCAACAAGTGGCAGTTGGCAGACGCCCTGCATTGACTGTTTTTGGAAACGATTATAAAACAACTGACGGCACTGGA GTTCGTGATTACATTCATGTTCTTGATTTAGCAGATGGGCATATTGCGGCATTGCGTAAACTCAATGatcctaaaatag GTTGTGAGGTTTATAACTTGGGAACAGGAAAGGGAACATCTGTTTTGGAGATGGTAAACGCTTTTGAACAGGCCTCTGGAAAG AAAATTCCACTTGCAATGGCTGGTCGGAGACCTGGAGATGCTGAAATTGTTTATGCATCAACAGAGAAAGCggaaagagaacttaattggaA GACTAAATATAGCATCGATGATATGTGCCGCGATCAATGGAATTGGGCTAGCAAAAACCCTTATGGCTATGGTGCATCTGCAGATTCCTCCAATTGA
- the LOC114413457 gene encoding dynamin-related protein 12A: MENLISLVNKIQRACTALGDHGENSALPTLWDSLPAIAVVGGQSSGKSSVLESVVGKDFLPRGSGIVTRRPLVLQLHKIDEGSREYAEFLHLPRKRFTDFVAVRKEIQDETDRETGRTKQISSVPIHLSIYSPNVVNLTLIDLPGLTKVAVEGQPDSIVKDIEDMVRSYIEKPNCIILAISPANQDLATSDAIKISREVDPTGDRTIGVLTKIDLMDKGTDAVDILEGRAYRLKFPWIGVVNRSQQDINKNVDMIAARRREREYFNSTPEYKHLANRMGSEHLAKMLSKHLETVIKSKIPGIQSLINKTIAELEAELTRLGKPVAADAGGKLYAIMEICRSFDQIFKDHLDGVRPGGDKIYNVFDNQLPAALKRLQFDKQLSMENIRKLITEADGYQPHLIAPEQGYRRLIESSLITIRGPAEAAVDAVHSLLKDLVHKAMSETLDLKQYPGLRVEVGAAAVDSLERMRDESKRATLQLVDMECGYLTVDFFRKLPQDVDKGGNPTHSIFDRYNDSYLRRIGTTILSYVNMVCATLRHSIPKSIVYCQVREAKRSLLDHFFTELGKMEIKRLSSLLNEDPAIMERRSALAKRLELYRSAQAEIDAVAWSK, from the exons ATGGAGAACCTAATCTCTTTGGTCAACAAAATCCAGAGAGCTTGCACCGCCTTAGGCGACCACGGAGAAAACAGTGCACTCCCCACACTATGGGACTCTCTTCCCGCCATCGCCGTCGTCGGAGGCCAG AGCTCAGGAAAGTCCTCCGTCTTGGAGAGCGTTGTCGGCAAAGATTTCTTACCTCGTGGATCAG GCATTGTTACGCGACGACCTCTCGTGTTGCAGCTTCACAAGATTGACGAGGGAAGCAGGGAGTACGCAGAGTTCCTCCACCTCCCGAGGAAGAGGTTCACCGATTTTG TTGCTGTGAGGAAGGAGATTCAGGACGAAACTGATAGAGAGACAGGACGAACCAAACAAATTTCGAGTGTTCCCATTCATCTTAGTATATACTCTCCTAATG TTGTTAACTTGACGCTCATTGATCTTCCCGGCCTTACGAAAGTAGCTGTAG aGGGTCAACCGGATAGTATTGTGAAAGACATTGAGGATATGGTTCGCTCCTACATTGAGAAG CCGAACTGTATAATTTTGGCTATTTCACCAGCCAATCAAGATCTTGCGACATCCGATGCAATTAAAATTTCCCGTGAAGTGGACCCTACtg gGGATAGGACCATTGGAGTTTTGACAAAGATTGATCTTATGGACAAGGGTACTGATGCTGTTGAT ATATTGGAAGGAAGAGCATATAGGTTAAAGTTTCCCTGGATTGGTGTTGTGAATAGATCACAACAAGACATAAACAAGAATGTTGACATGATTGCTGCTAGGCGTAGAGAACGTGAGTACTTTAATAGTACCCCTGAATATAAACACCTTGCAAACAGAATGGGTTCTGAACATCTGGCGAAGATGCTCTCaaag CATTTGGAGACAGTAATCAAGTCCAAAATTCCTGGCATTCAATCCCTAATTAACAAAACAATTGCCGAACTTGAAGCTGAACTAACTCGTTTAGGAAAACCTGTTGCAGCTGATGCTGGG GGAAAGTTGTATGCTATCATGGAAATATGCCGCTCAtttgatcaaatatttaaaGACCATCTTGATGGCGT GCGGCCTGGaggtgataaaatttataatgtctTTGACAATCAGCTCCCTGCTGCTTTAAAAAGGTTGCAGTTTGATAAGCAGCTTTCAATGGAAAATATAAGGAAACTTATTACAGAAGCTGATGGGTATCAGCCTCATCTAATAGCTCCAGAACAAGGATACCGCCGTCTAATTGAATCTTCTCTAATAACTATTAGGGGCCCTGCTGAGGCAGCTGTTGATGCG GTTCACTCCCTGTTAAAGGACTTGGTTCACAAAGCTATGAGTGAGACTTTG GACTTGAAGCAGTATCCTGGTCTCCGGGTTGAGGTTGGGGCTGCAGCTGTTGATTCACTCGAAAGAATGAGGGATGAAAGCAAAAGAGCAACACTGCAGCTAGTTGATATGGAGTGTGGCTATCTGACTGTTGATTTCTTTCGGAAGCTTCCTCAAGATGTTGATAAGGGTGGCAATCCCACACATTCAATTTTTGATAGATATAATGATTCATATCTAAGGCGAATTG GAACCACAATTTTGTCATATGTCAATATGGTCTGTGCTACTCTGCGGCATTCAATTCCCAAGTCCATCGTCTATTGTCAAGTGCGGGAGGCAAAACGAAGTCTACTTGATCACTTTTTTACCGAGCTAGGCAAAATGGAG ATCAAGCGTCTGTCCTCGTTACTGAATGAGGATCCTGCAATTATGGAACGACGTAGTGCGCTCGCAAAGAGACTAGAGTTATACCGGAGTGCACAAGCTGAAATAGATGCAGTTGCTTGGTCTAAGTAG
- the LOC114413458 gene encoding GDSL esterase/lipase At4g10955-like → MESERESFDLSGPLHLTYVLWDNAYHRMSVAASLVQGVYILERDRQEKREGQNALAPPWWTFFHFKLLRPLVDDVDSSIFGAIYEFRPPSSQYNDTLYRSPHYVIAFRGTLTKSHSVSRDIELDIHFIKQGLHQTSRSEIAIQAVQNTVATVGDSNVWLAGHSLGSAMAMLTGKTMAKNGMFIESFLFNPPFVSAPIERIKDERVKHGIRIAGSVITAGLTIAMQAKQPKDLSVDPFAALAAWVPGLFVNPSDHICSEYIGYFEHRRKMDEIGAGVIERLATQNSLGGLLMSAFGKESEPLHLIPSASLTVNVTPSRDFKEAHGIHQWWKPDLQLERKLYNYK, encoded by the exons ATGGAATCTGAGAGAGAAAGTTTTGACCTCTCAGGACCTTTGCATCTAACTTATGTCTTATG GGACAATGCATATCATCGAATGTCAGTTGCTGCTAGTTTGGTCCAAGGAGTTTACATTCTAGAAAGGGACAGGCAAGAAAAACGTGAAGGGCAAAATGCTCTTGCACCACCTTGGTGGACATTCTTTCACTTTAAGCTGCTCCGTCCCCTAGTAGATGATGTTGATTCCTCCATCTTTGGTGCAATATATGAGTTCAGGCCTCCATCATCTCAATATAATGACACTTTATATAGAAGTCCACATTATGTAATTGCCTTTAGAGGAACTCTAACCAAATCACATTCAGTTTCTCGTGATATTGAGCTGGATATCCACTTTATCAAGCAAGGGCTTCATCAAACTTCCCGCTCTGAAATAGCTATTCAAGCTGTTCAAAACACAGTAGCAACTGTAGGTGATTCAAATGTTTGGTTGGCTGGACACTCTCTAGGATCAGCAATGGCAATGCTCACTGGGAAAACCATGGCCAAGAATGGCATGTTTATcgaatcttttcttttcaacccACCATTTGTATCTGCTCCAATTGAAAGAATTAAGGATGAGAGGGTGAAACATGGGATTCGAATTGCGGGCAGCGTGATAACAGCTGGACTCACCATTGCTATGCAAGCCAAGCAGCCGAAGGATTTATCTGTTGATCCATTTGCTGCTTTGGCTGCCTGGGTCCCAGGTTTGTTTGTGAATCCATCTGACCATATCTGCTCAGAGTATATTGGTTACTTTGAACATAGAAGAAAAATGGATGAGATTGGAGCAGGCGTCATTGAAAGGTTAGCAACTCAAAATTCACTTGGTGGCCTACTGATGAGTGCATTTGGGAAGGAATCTGAACCCCTTCACCTCATTCCTTCAGCTTCTCTGACAGTTAATGTTACTCCTTCGCGTGATTTCAAAGAAGCCCATGGGATTCACCAGTGGTGGAAACCAGACTTGCAGCTAGAACGCAAGCTCTACAATTACAAATAG